Proteins encoded in a region of the Magallana gigas chromosome 8, xbMagGiga1.1, whole genome shotgun sequence genome:
- the LOC117690333 gene encoding gastrula zinc finger protein XlCGF57.1, translated as MEAGSVFLYSTPFRPIPLYGGQRPTFDFSRFGALNPSWPGFLPSSPWKLTDVTSATGTGTATSNHLAAYNLYLQEHIKRLQEASFPKLFDSTSAVQAQRLPVATSGETQREEEIRKSHVSLVSPTNSKDVKSPSLTSSFSESYGSQYNLGRKLFPCPQCRYTTDRRNNLKRHMLTMHQTCSKLLECCGILFNTKASLREHSMIFHYHGYTCFYCGRRFCRKALLKRHLSVHNGQKDFVCTVCDYATSHKSNLERHRKVHLRQEDASDEASNDNGLERAVSPNEMEKGDEVCEKGEDIDVSVCSESEDEEINVHTD; from the coding sequence acCTATACCCCTCTATGGCGGACAGAGGCCAACATTCGACTTTTCAAGGTTTGGTGCACTTAATCCATCATGGCCGGGATTTCTACCGTCGTCTCCATGGAAATTGACTGACGTCACATCCGCCACTGGAACTGGAACGGCTACTTCCAATCACCTAGCGGCTTACAATCTCTACCTTCAAGAACACATTAAACGGTTACAAGAAGCCAGTTTTCCAAAACTATTTGACAGCACATCTGCCGTTCAAGCTCAAAGGTTGCCAGTAGCAACGTCCGGTGAAACGCAAAGAGAAGAGGAAATTCGGAAGTCCCACGTGTCCCTGGTTTCTCCTACAAACAGTAAGGATGTCAAAAGCCCCAGCCTTACGTCGTCTTTCTCCGAGTCCTACGGCTCACAATACAATCTGGGGAGGAAACTGTTTCCCTGTCCACAGTGCCGATACACCACGGACCGTCGAAACAACCTCAAACGCCACATGCTGACGATGCACCAAACTTGCTCCAAGTTGTTAGAATGTTGTGGGATTTTGTTCAATACCAAGGCCTCGTTACGGGAACATTCGATGATATTTCACTATCATGGATATACGTGTTTCTATTGCGGTCGCAGATTCTGTAGGAAAGCACTGCTGAAACGCCATCTTTCGGTACACAACGGCCAAAAAGACTTTGTGTGTACGGTCTGTGATTATGCCACGAGCCACAAAAGTAATCTTGAGCGTCATCGGAAAGTCCATCTGCGTCAAGAAGACGCTTCAGATGAAGCGTCCAACGATAACGGGTTAGAGAGAGCTGTGAGTCCTAATGAAATGGAAAAGGGCGACGAAGTGTGCGAGAAAGGAGAAGACATAGACGTGTCGGTTTGTTCAGAAAGTGAGGACGAAGAAATAAACGTCCATACTGACTAG